From Candidatus Hydrogenedentota bacterium, one genomic window encodes:
- a CDS encoding uroporphyrinogen decarboxylase — translation MSLTYTNDLILRAARGEKTPRTPIWMMRQAGRSDPEYNRLKRECGMALGEMFRHPELAARVSLLPKRIGVDAIIYFQDILTPLGPMGREFVFAPGPRIDAPIRDEAAVDSLRLYDVVQELPFIPETFRLIHEELRGELPVLGFAGAPFTLAAFLIEGKSFGAKAENTHAFMRDNASCMHKLLDKLTVMTIDYLRMQIDAQAAAVQLFESGAYLLNQVEYREFALPYQQRIFEALRGTVPTIAFAREWNDLNTLAASGADIISLPSSIGIAEARAALGPSRPIQGNVSNQLVAKGPKDAITEAAQSCVLAGNHQGHIFNLDHGLLSETPFEHVTHLVDVVKATRCDSAG, via the coding sequence ATGAGCCTTACCTACACCAATGACCTGATCCTGCGCGCCGCACGTGGAGAAAAGACACCCAGAACGCCCATTTGGATGATGCGGCAAGCGGGGCGCAGCGACCCCGAATACAACCGCCTCAAACGCGAATGCGGCATGGCTCTCGGCGAGATGTTCCGTCATCCGGAGCTTGCCGCGCGCGTCTCGCTTCTTCCAAAACGCATTGGCGTCGATGCGATCATCTACTTCCAGGATATCTTGACCCCGCTCGGCCCCATGGGGCGCGAGTTTGTCTTCGCCCCTGGGCCTCGAATCGACGCGCCTATCCGCGACGAAGCCGCCGTCGATAGCCTCCGCCTCTACGACGTTGTCCAGGAACTTCCGTTTATCCCTGAGACATTCAGGCTGATTCACGAGGAACTGCGCGGTGAACTGCCCGTTTTGGGCTTTGCCGGTGCACCCTTCACGCTCGCCGCGTTCCTTATCGAAGGAAAGAGCTTCGGCGCCAAAGCCGAGAATACCCACGCGTTCATGCGCGACAACGCTTCATGCATGCACAAGCTGCTCGACAAGCTGACCGTCATGACCATCGACTATCTGCGCATGCAGATTGACGCTCAAGCTGCCGCCGTCCAGCTCTTTGAATCAGGCGCCTACTTGCTGAACCAGGTCGAATACCGGGAATTCGCGTTACCCTATCAGCAACGCATCTTTGAGGCCTTGCGAGGCACCGTCCCCACCATCGCGTTCGCCCGCGAGTGGAACGATCTGAATACCCTCGCCGCCTCTGGCGCGGATATCATCAGCCTTCCCTCAAGCATTGGTATCGCGGAAGCGCGCGCCGCGCTTGGTCCATCACGTCCTATTCAAGGTAACGTCAGCAACCAACTCGTCGCCAAAGGTCCCAAAGACGCCATAACCGAGGCCGCTCAGTCCTGCGTGCTCGCGGGAAACCATCAAGGCCACATCTTCAACCTGGACCACGGTCTGCTCAGCGAGACTCCTTTTGAACACGTGACTCACCTCGTTGATGTTGTCAAAGCGACACGATGCGACAGCGCAGGGTAA
- a CDS encoding entericidin A/B family lipoprotein has translation MKRIIATLSLILAVAILGACLNGCNTFRGIGKDIQAGGRAIERAANK, from the coding sequence ATGAAACGGATCATTGCAACCCTGTCACTCATTCTGGCTGTGGCGATTCTCGGCGCGTGTCTCAATGGATGCAACACGTTTCGCGGAATCGGGAAAGACATTCAAGCCGGCGGGCGTGCCATTGAGCGTGCCGCGAACAAGTAA